CGACGACTTTACTATACCTTTCATTGTACACTCAGGGTTTTAATAATGTTAATTAAGGAACATAAACATGAAAATTAAAATATTATTCACCTTCATATTGCTTTCATTTCAGTCATTTGCCGCAGACACATTTAATGTAGTGAGTGACTTATCATCGGTAAGTTTTGCCACGATTAAAAAACAATTTGTGGTTGAACCAGCAACCATCAGTGGACTAACAGGCAGCTTGGATGAACGCGGTAAATTTGAAGTTAAAGTGCCAGTAGTAAATGTAGATACTGGTGTTTCAATCCGTAATGATCGCCTTAATTCACTATTCTTTAACTCTGCAATAAATCCAACCATTGCGATTAACGGACAATTTGAAT
This Moritella sp. 5 DNA region includes the following protein-coding sequences:
- a CDS encoding YceI family protein, whose translation is MKIKILFTFILLSFQSFAADTFNVVSDLSSVSFATIKKQFVVEPATISGLTGSLDERGKFEVKVPVVNVDTGVSIRNDRLNSLFFNSAINPTIAINGQFELATFKQDIGKAIVPAAVSFYGKTKTFNFPVIITKTKNAITVSSYAPVIVRASDFSIPTENLTKLSATVGGLALSDIIPLNINLVFKK